CCGCTCCGACCATCCCGAGGTCGACCTGGAGCTGACGGTCGAGCTGTCGGGCACCCTGCACGAGCGGTTGGCGGCGGGCCACCTCGACCTGGTGCTGGCGAAGCGGCGGCCCGAGGACCCGGTCGGCCAACTCGTCTGGCACGACCACCTGGTGTGGATCGGCGCCCCGCGGCTGCGCCTCGACCCCGACCGCCCGGTGCCGCTGATCGTCTATCCGCCGCCGGGCATCACCCGCGCGCTCGCCCTGGAGGCGCTGGAACTCCAGGGCCGGTCCTGGCGCATCGCCTGCACCAGCGGCAGCCTCAACGGGCTGATCGCCGCGGCCCGCGCGGGTCTCGGCGTCATGGCCCACTCCCGGGGACTCGTGCCGCCGGGGCTGGCCCGGGTCCCGGAGCGGGCGGGCCTGCCCACACTCGGTGAGGTGGACTTCGTGCTGGTGCACGGGCGCCGGAGGCCGTCGGCGCAGGGGGCGGCGGACGCGCTCGCGGCGGCGATCCTGGCCGGCGGGGACCGGCTGCACCGGGGGCGGCGCGGCTGACGGAGGTCAGCGGAGCCGGGTGTACGTGAGCTGCTTGACCCGGCGCAGGAACGGCGTCGTCTCCACGTACTGGACACCGTCGAGCCGGCCGAGCGGGCCGCTCAGATACGCGTAGAGGCCGGCCGTGTCGGGGACGACGGCGGTCACCACGATGTTGGAGGGGCCGGCCGTCGCGGAGGCGAAGGCGACCTCGTCGTGGGCCGCCAGGGCCTGCCCGAC
The window above is part of the Streptomyces sp. NBC_01428 genome. Proteins encoded here:
- a CDS encoding LysR substrate-binding domain-containing protein, translating into MYDPSQLRTFLAVAQTLSFTQAARRLGVRQSTVSQHVRRLEDAAGRQFFSRDTHSVELTEDGEAMLGFARRILEVQDQAMAFFAGTRLRGRLRFGASEDFVLTRLPEILEGFRSDHPEVDLELTVELSGTLHERLAAGHLDLVLAKRRPEDPVGQLVWHDHLVWIGAPRLRLDPDRPVPLIVYPPPGITRALALEALELQGRSWRIACTSGSLNGLIAAARAGLGVMAHSRGLVPPGLARVPERAGLPTLGEVDFVLVHGRRRPSAQGAADALAAAILAGGDRLHRGRRG